A genome region from Euphorbia lathyris chromosome 4, ddEupLath1.1, whole genome shotgun sequence includes the following:
- the LOC136227945 gene encoding 2-C-methyl-D-erythritol 4-phosphate cytidylyltransferase, chloroplastic-like isoform X2, with translation MGYHLLHMNLSSVSTSSFNSSNSLFPSHNVALIPPNSFRFPSHSKFPVGRKISWVQKLPGIATSTIKSSAKIENSSETVTEKSVSVVLLAGGKGKRMGASMPKQYLPLLGQPIALYSLYTFSQMIEVKEIVVVCDPSYQDIFEDAKEKINIDLKFALPGKERQDSVYSGLQAIDLNSELVCIHDSARPLVTSADVQKVLKDAWINGAAVLGVPAKATIKEANSESFVVRTLDRKTLWEMQTPQVIKPDLLKKGFEFVNSHSLEVTDDVSIVEHLKHPVYITEGSYTNIKVTTPDDLLLAERILNMNSEKSSRGV, from the exons ATGGGTTATCATCTACTTCACATGAATCTTTCCTCTGTTTCTACTTCTTCTTTCAATTCTTCTAATTCCTTGTTTCCATCTCATAATGTTGCTTTAATTCCGCCCAATTCTTTTCGCTTCCCTTCTCACTCTAAATTCCCAGTAG GACGTAAAATCTCTTGGGTCCAAAAGCTTCCCGGAATTGCTACTTCCACCATTAAAAGCTCAGCTAAGATTGAAAAT AGCTCTGAAACCGTTACAGAGAAGAGTGTTTCAGTTGTCCTGTTGGCTGGAGGAAAGGGCAAAAGAATGGGG GCAAGCATGCCAAAGCAGTATCTACCATTGTTAGGCCAGCCAATCGCTTTGTACAG TTTATACACATTCTCACAAATGATTGAAGTGAAAGAGATTGTTGTTGTTTGTGATCCGTCCTACCAGGACATTTTTGAAG ATGCCAAAGAAAAAATCAATATTGATCTCAAATTTGCCCTGCCTGGGAAAGAGAGACAAGATTCCGTATACAGCGGGCTTCAG GCAATTGATTTGAACTCTGAGCTTGTTTGCATCCATGACTCTGCGAGGCCTCTGGTGACCTCGGCCGATGTACAAAAG GTACTGAAAGATGCTTGGATAAATGGGGCAGCTGTGCTTGGTGTTCCTGCTAAAGCTACAATCAAAGAG GCAAACAGTGAATCTTTTGTAGTGAGAACCCTTGACCGAAAAACACTTTGGGAGATGCAAACCCCACAGGTTATTAAGCCAGATTTACTTAAAAAAGGCTTTGAATTCGTCAACAG TCACAGCCTAGAAGTCACGGATGATGTGTCTATCGTCGAGCATCTCAAACACCCTGTATACATTACCGAAGGATCATACACGAACATTAAG GTTACAACGCCGGATGATTTGTTACTTGCTGAGAGAATTTTGAATATGAATTCTGAGAAGTCTTCAA gggGCGTTTGA
- the LOC136227945 gene encoding 2-C-methyl-D-erythritol 4-phosphate cytidylyltransferase, chloroplastic-like isoform X1 has product MGYHLLHMNLSSVSTSSFNSSNSLFPSHNVALIPPNSFRFPSHSKFPVGRKISWVQKLPGIATSTIKSSAKIENSSETVTEKSVSVVLLAGGKGKRMGASMPKQYLPLLGQPIALYSLYTFSQMIEVKEIVVVCDPSYQDIFEDAKEKINIDLKFALPGKERQDSVYSGLQAIDLNSELVCIHDSARPLVTSADVQKVLKDAWINGAAVLGVPAKATIKEANSESFVVRTLDRKTLWEMQTPQVIKPDLLKKGFEFVNSHSLEVTDDVSIVEHLKHPVYITEGSYTNIKVTTPDDLLLAERILNMNSEKSSRLGYFNFYKKSSIR; this is encoded by the exons ATGGGTTATCATCTACTTCACATGAATCTTTCCTCTGTTTCTACTTCTTCTTTCAATTCTTCTAATTCCTTGTTTCCATCTCATAATGTTGCTTTAATTCCGCCCAATTCTTTTCGCTTCCCTTCTCACTCTAAATTCCCAGTAG GACGTAAAATCTCTTGGGTCCAAAAGCTTCCCGGAATTGCTACTTCCACCATTAAAAGCTCAGCTAAGATTGAAAAT AGCTCTGAAACCGTTACAGAGAAGAGTGTTTCAGTTGTCCTGTTGGCTGGAGGAAAGGGCAAAAGAATGGGG GCAAGCATGCCAAAGCAGTATCTACCATTGTTAGGCCAGCCAATCGCTTTGTACAG TTTATACACATTCTCACAAATGATTGAAGTGAAAGAGATTGTTGTTGTTTGTGATCCGTCCTACCAGGACATTTTTGAAG ATGCCAAAGAAAAAATCAATATTGATCTCAAATTTGCCCTGCCTGGGAAAGAGAGACAAGATTCCGTATACAGCGGGCTTCAG GCAATTGATTTGAACTCTGAGCTTGTTTGCATCCATGACTCTGCGAGGCCTCTGGTGACCTCGGCCGATGTACAAAAG GTACTGAAAGATGCTTGGATAAATGGGGCAGCTGTGCTTGGTGTTCCTGCTAAAGCTACAATCAAAGAG GCAAACAGTGAATCTTTTGTAGTGAGAACCCTTGACCGAAAAACACTTTGGGAGATGCAAACCCCACAGGTTATTAAGCCAGATTTACTTAAAAAAGGCTTTGAATTCGTCAACAG TCACAGCCTAGAAGTCACGGATGATGTGTCTATCGTCGAGCATCTCAAACACCCTGTATACATTACCGAAGGATCATACACGAACATTAAG GTTACAACGCCGGATGATTTGTTACTTGCTGAGAGAATTTTGAATATGAATTCTGAGAAGTCTTCAA GACTTGGATACTTCAACTTCTATAAGAAAAGTTCAATACGTTAA